The following coding sequences lie in one Lolium perenne isolate Kyuss_39 chromosome 2, Kyuss_2.0, whole genome shotgun sequence genomic window:
- the LOC127334213 gene encoding cysteine proteinase 1 produces the protein MARHRRLLLLAVAATVLLLLHSAAASAAAEDPLIQQVVGRDAEGDEPGLLSAEAHFATFVQRFGKSYRDADERAHRLSVFAANLRRARRHQRLDPSAVHGVTKFSDLTPAEFRDRFLGLRKSRGGLLAAGSAHDAPTLPTDGLPDDFDWRDKGAVGPVKDQGSCGSCWSFSTSGALEGANYLATGKLEVLSEQQMVDCDHECDPDEPRACDAGCNGGLMTTAFSYLAKAGGLETEKDYPYTGAGGTCKFDKSKIAAQVKNFSTVAVDEDQIAANLVKHGPLAIGINAVFMQTYIGGVSCPYICGKHQDHGVLLVGYGSAGYAPLRFKEKPYWIIKNSWGENWGESGYYKICRGAHAKNLCGVDAMVSTVTAIHTQKE, from the exons ATGGctcgccaccgccgcctcctcctcctcgccgtcgccgccaccgtcctcctcctcctccactccgcggccgcctcggcggcggcggaggacccGCTCATCCAGCAGGTGGTCGGGCGCGACGCGGAGGGCGACGAGCCGGGGCTGCTGAGCGCGGAGGCGCACTTCGCGACCTTCGTGCAGCGGTTCGGCAAGTCGTACCGGGACGCGGACGAGCGCGCGCACCGCCTCTCCGTCTTCGCCGCCAACCTCCGCCGCGCGCGCCGCCACCAGCGCCTCGACCCCTCCGCGGTCCACGGCGTCACCAAGTTCTCCGACCTCACCCCCGCCGAGTTCCGGGACCGCTTCCTCGGCCTCCGCAAGTCCCGCGGAGGCCTGCTCGCCGCCGGATCGGCGCACGACGCGCCCACACTCCCCACCGACGGCCTCCCGGACGACTTCGACTGGCGCGACAAGGGCGCCGTCGGACCCGTCAAGGACCAG GGCTCGTGCGGGTCGTGCTGGTCGTTCAGTACCTCGGGGGCGCTGGAGGGCGCCAACTACCTCGCCACCGGCAAGCTCGAGGTGCTCAGCGAGCAGCAGATGGTCGACTGCGACCACGAG TGTGACCCAGATGAACCACGTGCATGTGACGCTGGATGCAATGGTGGCTTGATGACTACAGCTTTCAGCTATCTTGCGAAAGCGGGTGGCTTGGAGACCGAGAAGGACTACCCTTACACTGGGGCCGGCGGCACCTGCAAGTTTGACAAATCTAAAATTGCTGCTCAAGTCAAGAACTTCAGTACTGTTGCTGTCGACGAAGATCAAATTGCAGCTAACCTTGTGAAACATGGCCCACTTGCAA TTGGCATCAATGCAGTCTTCATGCAGACATACATTGGTGGTGTCTCATGCCCATACATCTGCGGGAAGCATCAGGATCATGGCGTTCTCCTGGTTGGCTATGGATCAGCTGGTTACGCGCCACTCCGCTTCAAGGAAAAGCCGTACTGGATCATAAAGAACTCGTGGGGCGAGAACTGGGGTGAGAGCGGGTACTACAAGATCTGCAGGGGCGCACATGCCAAAAACTTGTGCGGTGTCGACGCCATGGTCTCTACGGTGACTGCCATCCATACCCAGAAGGAATAG
- the LOC127334214 gene encoding uncharacterized protein: protein MPPPPPPCPAGAGVHAAWTPRALAGAFLDLAIVYAFLCAAAAASAASALLDLLLGLPLPCTCSRPHLPCLFGFLARYPARVLHSIALSLRSRFPFASVPTSSDDDDEEDELVDAQEDDVRDLNREAAADQQRQENVRSALQQELDKERSAAASAAEEAMAMILRLQKEKSSLEIEARQQRRTADERCAFYEDEVEELRDILLMREREARSLQKEVESYRRLLGLSVDGDDDDDGDEVMMTPHNFFSEGDPSSSRSAANDSAFSTARRPFVREELLSPIRVTHPLGGYQDTLPVQVPPLGEQAPPPLLGSKLEDDGADTVVILPLSARSLDFPVSARSLDQGGDVEVDAAAGIKAMEALTADEFQEARVDKICHDFVPTENDANVFDVHVVDDICFTTEVKGLIGRSFSDAAMQADKLQNRAAADDLLGKSLNAIKGAQDKIRLAANERRQSLQLQLLEDIADQLQDIKDAADAGRNLHCISPKSSKKI from the exons atgccgccgccgccgccgccctgcccCGCCGGCGCGGGCGTGCACGCGGCCTGGACGCCGCGGGCGCTGGCCGGGGCCTTCCTCGACCTCGCAATCGTCTACGCCTTCCTCTGCGCCGCGGCGGCCGCCTCCGCGGCGTCCGccctcctcgacctcctcctcggcctcccgCTGCCCTGCACCTGCTCCCGCCCGCACCTCCCCTGCCTCTTCGGCTTCCTCGCCCGCTACCCCGCCCGCGTCCTCCACTCCATCGCCCTCTCCCTCCGCTCCCGCTTCCCCTTCGCCTCCgtccccacctcctccgacgatgaCGACGAAGAGGACGAGCTCGTCGACGCGCAAGAGGACGACGTCAGGGATCTGAACCGCGAAGCGGCGGCGGACCAGCAGCGGCAGGAAAACGTGCGCTCGGCGCTGCAGCAGGAGCTGGACAAGGAACGGAGcgcggcggcgtcggcggcggaggaggccatGGCCATGATCCTGCGCCTGCAGAAGGAGAAATCCTCCCTCGAGATCGAGGCGCGCCAGCAGCGCCGCACCGCCGACGAGCGCTGCGCCTTCtacgaggacgaggtggaggagctCAGGGACATCCTGCTCATGCGGGAGCGCGAGGCCCGATCCCTGCAGAAGGAGGTCGAGTCCTACCGCCGCCTGCTCGGCCTATCcgtcgacggcgacgacgacgacgacggcgacgaggtGATGATGACGCCGCACAACTTCTTCTCCGAGGGCGATCCCAGCTCGTCCAGGTCGGCCGCCAACGATTCCGCGTTTAGCACCGCGAGGAGGCCCTTCGTGCGCGAGGAATTGCTGTCGCCCATTCGCGTCACGCATCCCCTGGGCGGGTACCAGGACACTTTGCCTGTTCAAGTTCCTCCTCTGGGGGAACaagctcctcctcctctgctcggATCCAAATTGGAAGATGATGGCGCGGACACTGTGGTCATCCTCCCCCTCTCCGCCCGGAGCTTGGATTTCCCCGTGTCTGCTCGAAGCCTGGATCAAGGTGGTGATGTTGAAGTTGATGCTGCAGCTGGTATCAAAGCTATGGAAGCGCTGACTGCTGATGAATTTCAGGAGGCGCGTGTtgacaagatttgccatgatttcGTGCCAACTGAGAATGATGCAAATGTCTTCGATGTCCATGTTGTCGATGATATTTGCTTCACTACTGAAG TTAAAGGCCTGATCGGCCGAAGCTTCTCAGACGCAGCAATGCAAGCAGACAAGTTGCAGAACCGAGCTGCCGCAGATGATCTCTTGGGTAAAAGTCTGAATGCGATTAAAGGTGCACAAGACAAGATAAGGCTTGCAGCAAATGAAAGAAGGCAATCGTTACAGTTGCAGCTCTTGGAGGATATAGCTGACCAACTTCAAGATATCAAAGATGCTGCAGATGCAGGGCGGAACTTGCACTGTATTTCtcctaaaagttcaaaaaaaatctAG